The DNA segment taaaaattcttattttaggctaatatagtaaaagtgatataaccacaagagccaaaaacgtaatttactcttaaaactTTAAATGATTGTCCTTAACTATTATTACCACCACCTAAATCCACGGGTTTCAAACAAATTAATACATAAACACACCTTTGACGAGCTCACCGTACACATTTcaactttcttcttcttcagctgGCCAAATTAGGGTTTTCAATTTCTTCAAGCTTTCAGATCACATGAAGGCCTCCAATCTGGATCTGTTCGATCCACAAACAGCTATCATGGACTCATCTGACTACACTCTCGAAGTCGGCCGCGGTGACGGCGACTTCGGTTTCGCATTCAACGACAGCAATTTCTCCGATCGTATACTTCGAATCGAGATCGTTTCTGAATCTACTGAAGCTAGAAGCGATGGAGAAGGTTGCGCCAGCCTTGCTGATTGGGCGAAGAATCGGAAGCGACGGAGAGAAGATATTAAACGAGAAAACGGTAAATTCGTGTTTATAACTTGAAGTTTTGTGAATTAGAGGTTGATGTGTGTGTTTAACTGTTTATCTGTATCTATTTGTGTATATTTGTATCTATTGCTTGTTGTTGCTTTTGCTAGTGACTTTGTTCGTGATTTAGataattgtttttagaattaggagattgttgtgagatgtgagttgtttttatgttattaggAAGATTTTGTTCGATATCTGTTTGATTATTTGTATACAAGTTAGATTGATTAGGTTTGTTTTCCGGTTATTGGAGGATTTGACATATTATTTGGAAAATCAAGTAGCCTGACAAATACACTTCATAATTGTTAACGATTTACTTCTTTAAGAGCAATCATCGAGTGATTGGTTTAGGGCTGTAAACTAATCGAACTTCCGGCAAACAATTCGTGAATCGTTCGGCGGGaaatttgtttatgttcgttcgttttgTTAATGAACGAGCATGAACAAGATATTTCGTTCGATtaactaaatgaacgaacacgaacaaatgtctcgttcgtgaacgttcggtaatatgcaaggtttaaaagaacggaaacAATTTTCGAGGCGTCTTCCCCTCGCTTCACGAGGCGTAAGGACGAGGCGAAACGAGGCggtataaataaaaaatatatatattataaaaataattatactaactaatttcatcattagattcatcaaaatcatcaaaaacacacataaacaagacatgaaatgcttgaaattgacacaataagtcaaaaacatcaaaaacaactatCAAAATCCCCCGAGGCGCACTTGAGGCGCAGCCTTCTTAAcgcctcagcccctctgaggcgcatTAACACTAAAAACCCCATGAGGTGGGCCTCAGACtcgttttttggccgtttcgcctcgaggcgcgCTTTGAGGCACACGCCTCaagcgttttttaaaaccatggtaATATGTTCGTGTACGTTCGTTCATATTCGTTCGTTTGTTTATGATAATTTGTTAaaagtttttaatgttttttttaatattttacttTCCCTTCTAAGCTTTACTTTCCCCCCTACACATTAgttaaatattatattaaaaaaattagtaAAATTTAAACCCTTATCTAAAGTTGGACACTAAAGACATTGTTAGAGAATTATGTCTTAAGTAGCTAAACTTAATTTATCGTATGGTGCTTGTAGTAGACTTCTTATGTCTTGAatttttgatttatcatttaatGGTTGTATTTGACTACTTGTGTCGGATGTTTAAGGTTAAtgatgcttttttttttttttaatttcaagtttaatgttcgtttatgttcatttgtgttcacgaactgttcgtgaacaactaaaattccttaacaaacaaacatgaacataaacttcTGTTCGACATGTGTTTCCGAACAGTTCATGAATATCtgcatttccttaacgaacgaacatgaacatggtctcgttcgtgttcgttcggttcatttataGCCGTTTAATCAAATGTTTGCAGAGGGTATTAATCACCAATCTCAATATGGTGGTTGTTGCATGATATGAAGATTGCAATTGACTAATAAAAGTGCTGTAGGGATGCTGCACTTGCCTGATTTCCTGGGAcagttttattttgtttttacttgtTGTATGAGGCCCCGGGCAAATTACTGCTGACGTGTTACGTAATCTGATCGTTAATTGCAGAATCATGGTTAACCTTGACTCTATTCTGGTGGAAGTCCTGTTTTTTATTGAATGAGTGTCTTCCACAAGGTGCATGTCTCTTTGCTAGTGTAAGATGGATGGGAGTCAAACTTCAGCATCTTTTGGATGCATTTATTGATTGAGTTTATTTATCCATTCGAGCATATGATGGAACGGGCAACATGGTTCAGATGAATTAAGATTtaagacaaatagttaaaaatattaTTTCTCTATCTTAAGCTCGCTAACAAGCACTCAGACTAACACAAACATTTAGGCTTGCGTGACGCTTACCTTGGGATGGTTACATTTAGTTATTTTGAACAAACATGCATTTATTGGCATTGACAATTCGCGTTCACAGCTGTAGACATGACTGCTGAAGGTCCAGAGGAACAAATTCTGAATCAGCCTGATAACATTCCTGATGATTTGGACGCTGAAAACCAGGATGAGGAGAATGCCGCAATGATAGAAGAAGCGCCTTCAGgtgtgttgattttttttttccgaCTGTTTTTATAAATTATTTCTTTATCATGTATTCATGTCAGAATCAATACCATACCAAAATCTGTTTTAAGTGTTACCTTTTAACGTATACAATAGCCCTTACCATTTTTAACAAAGAGAAGATCTTGAGATAGAAACCTATTTTTtcataaatttattaaataatcctATTTCACTTTACAGGAGATGAAGGTGCAAACGACCTTGATTCAAACTGGAGCATGGAGTGTTCGACAATTGTAAAAGTAAAAACTCTACACATTAGCTCTCCAATTTTGGCGGCAAAAAGTCCATTTTTTTACAAGGTGAAAATCTCGATTTTCAAATGGGTATTACTTTTTTCTCTCTTAAAaaatctttattttaaaattCATTATATTGAGCTCCAATGCAGCTCTTCTCCAATGGTATGAGGGAATCAGAGCAACGACATGTAACATTGCGGATCAATGCATCTGGTACATATTATATGTTTCGTAATCCGTGCTATACTTCAGTCCGATACATGTTCTAGATTTCTCATTTTTCTTTTATGGAACAGAGGAAGCTGCACTTATGGAACTCCTCAACTTTATGTACAGCAATACGTTAACAGTGACAACTGCTCTTGAGTTGCTGGATGTGTTAATGGCTGCTGATAAGTTTGAAGTGGCTTCATGCATGAGATATTGTAGCCGTTCATTGAGAAATCTAGATATGACACCTGAATCTGCACTACTTTATCTTGATCTTCCATCTAGTGTTTTAATGGCGGAAGCCGTTCAACCACTGACTGATGCAGCAAAACAATTTCTCGCTGTTCGTTACAAGGATATTACCAAGTAAGCTcattataaatataatatatacatTAATTATTGAGTAAAGGGAATATTAGTTTTCGATTTCCAATTTTCTACATGTAATCATCAGGTTTCTAGATGAGGTTCTAACCTTACCACTTGCTGGAGTGGAAGCAATTCTAGCAAGTGACGATCTCCAGGTGGCATCAGAAGACGCCGTTTATGATTTTGTCCTCAAATGGTCGAGGCTCCAGTACCCTAAAATAGAAGAACGTCGTGAGATTCTAGCCACGCGTCTCGCTCAGTTCATTCGTTTCCCGTATATGACATGCAGAAAGCTTAGAAAAGTCATGGCCTGCAACGATTTCGACCACGATTTCGCACAAAAAGTGGTGGTTGAAGCCCTCTTCTTCAAAGCTGAAGCCCCACACCGACAACGCACCCTTGCCGCCGACGAAAACCCGAACCCAAACCGTCGGTTTATCGAACGGGCTTACAAGTACCGGCCTGTTAAGGTTGTGGAATTCGAACAGCCTCGTCAGCAGTGTGTGGTGTACCTAGATCTGAAACGCGAAGAGTGCGCGAATTTGTTTCCGGCAGGCCGAGTCTACTCACAGGCTTTTCATTTAGGTGGTCAAGGGTTTTTCTTATCGGCTCATTGTAACATGGATCAACAGAGCTCGTTTCATTGTTTCGGGCTGTTTTTAGGGATGCAGGAAAAAGGGTCGGTGACTTTTGCGGTTGACTATGAATTTGCAGCCCGGTCAAAGCCTACTGAAGAGTATATCAGCAAGTATAAAGGGAATTATACGTTTACGGGTGGAAAGGCTGTTGGTTACCGGAACTTGTTTGCAATACCGTGGACGTCGTTTATGGCTGAGGACAGTCTTTACTTCATCAATGGCATCCTTCATCTTCGAGCCGAACTTACTATTAGGCATTGAAGATTTAGTAATTAATATTTCTAACTTAAAATGTTTCGATCTGAAACAGGATCAAAATCTGTGTGCTATGTAAAAGATAAGAGGAAATGTAAATTGGTACTCTGGATCTGAATATTTCTGTACCTTATGTGCAAATTCGTATTCTGGCTTATAATTTACTAGAAAATATTGAATTTACTGTCATATGACATGACAATTCAATTAAACTTCATTGCCAGTGTTTAGGGGTGTGTTTTCACTTTTCAGGTTTAGTTAAACCGGTTTTAGTAAATATTTAGATATTTTGAGCCCAATTAACTACGGTTTTTCAAGAAACCAAACTACTAGATGATTCATTGGTTCAGACGTTCggtttaggggctgtttggtaggcTCTTAATGAttattcagatgctacctcttaatgatttaaaacctctgaatgaataagaggtaacctcaggtctgaatggttaagaggtaacctctgaatggtaaatcatcatatgtcacattcttctacattcttattggtaaaattcttaatggttccattaagaggtagcctcttaataaccattcagaggctaccaaacagccccttagatgGTTTGAATCGGTTTTTACACCTTTTTTTATGGGACTAATCTAAAATCTCACGTTtaaatcatcatcatactcagtaaatcctaccaatagcaaagctaaggtatgATATGAGGATGGTAAGATGTAAACAGCCTTGCCTAGACCCGTTGGAATTGAAAGACTGCTTCAAGTGAGATTCTCGGCTCGAAGATTTAAATCGCACgtttaaataataaaagtaaacagCCAGTTTGAAGATTTAAATCATGAACCAAAACGTTAAACCCAATTTTAGACCTCTAGTTCATAAATTACATAAATCTTAAACCGATCTTATTTTGGTTCGGACGGTTCCATTGTTTATGACCTATAAAAGGAAATATTGATGGTCTTGTTGTTTCATGTAGTCCTATTTATGAACATACAACAATTCTTGTTTTTGGCGTAGAAGGGAGTTGAGAAATTATTAAAGATAAAGGGAGGCATTTAATCATTTATGGAAGAAAGTAAATAACAAAGACACATGATTATTTGCAAATCAGATACCTTTGCCAAACCAACCGGTTATAACCCAGTTCTAAACCAAACCAAATCGATCCGTCCTCCTTATAAACCGGTTTCAACCTGATATTTTTATTAACCAACAATCAGTTTTGACTGAGCTTGAACCGGTGCCGAAAAGGCCAAAACCCTTTTTGTGCACTTATACACATGTCCAAACTTCTCCAACTTATCTACCCATACACTTATACAATATACACGTCCAATCGAAAAACTCTACACACTAAGGGCACATGCGGTGGCAGACGTTATTTCCCGTGATAGATTTCTATCACGCGTTGAACCCACCCCCACAACAAAAGTTCAACGCGTTATAGTATAACGCAATCCGATTTCGTGATATTTTCAACGcgtgatggttttttttttgtgagtgtaattgttggttgtggggaaattgttgggtgtggtgatgagtgatgaccacccccactaaaaaaaggttgtgagtgatggaaaaatggttgttgacatgacggaacttgattggtgcttgtgagtgatagaattctatcactagtgaccacccccctcCCCTAATAGATTTATAATGCATATGATGGTACATACTTAGTATCGGAGTATTCGCAAGGCTTTGACTCCTTGGAGTTTCTAACAGGCTATTCATCCTTGGACCTTCTAACATGCCATTCATGGTGTTTACAACCACGAGAAGACAAGAAACAACACATCACCACCTTAGACGACGACACCAGACTGGAAACATCCTGTGATTGCTACAACCTTAGTTCCAGCAATTTTCGTACCAACACACAGGATGTCATAATCACAGAGAATAACTTCTACAAAAGAACCTATTTGCTACATCTccaatttaaatatataataagaCCGATcaacatataaataaatatatacaattaCTGTAGTTTGTGGTTTCCTTCTAGTCTCAACCTGCAGGTGTTATCTTTTAGAACACTCACGAGAACTACGTTTCAGAATACTAGACCAGTAAATCTACTTGAAAATGACAAAACATCCACAGCAACACGTCAACCATGTTAATATTATCTCAAAATGATACAGATAAAAAATTAACAAAACGATTTAATCAAGTTAATATTATCCCAAACAATATGATGAGATGATACAACCATTGATCAAGTACAACCAAGTTTTCATAAGCAAAACTCAAGGTCATTTATTGAATGGGTGATGAGATATAACAAAACAAAAGTGATCCAGGTGATACCGTATGGATGAAACTGCAAACACCAAGAAGTTGATACGATATATAACCTGCATCAATGAAGCAAAGTAAAGATCACAAATTGGCTTATAATCTAGTTCACGTCTTAGTATCAATGAAGCGAAGGCTAATAAAGATCACAAATTGGCCAGCAATTACTAATAAAGATATTTCGAATTATCAAA comes from the Helianthus annuus cultivar XRQ/B chromosome 4, HanXRQr2.0-SUNRISE, whole genome shotgun sequence genome and includes:
- the LOC110937571 gene encoding BTB/POZ domain-containing protein POB1 isoform X2, whose protein sequence is MKASNLDLFDPQTAIMDSSDYTLEVGRGDGDFGFAFNDSNFSDRILRIEIVSESTEARSDGEGCASLADWAKNRKRRREDIKRENESWLTLTLFWWKSCFLLNECLPQDMTAEGPEEQILNQPDNIPDDLDAENQDEENAAMIEEAPSGDEGANDLDSNWSMECSTIVKVKTLHISSPILAAKSPFFYKLFSNGMRESEQRHVTLRINASEEAALMELLNFMYSNTLTVTTALELLDVLMAADKFEVASCMRYCSRSLRNLDMTPESALLYLDLPSSVLMAEAVQPLTDAAKQFLAVRYKDITKFLDEVLTLPLAGVEAILASDDLQVASEDAVYDFVLKWSRLQYPKIEERREILATRLAQFIRFPYMTCRKLRKVMACNDFDHDFAQKVVVEALFFKAEAPHRQRTLAADENPNPNRRFIERAYKYRPVKVVEFEQPRQQCVVYLDLKREECANLFPAGRVYSQAFHLGGQGFFLSAHCNMDQQSSFHCFGLFLGMQEKGSVTFAVDYEFAARSKPTEEYISKYKGNYTFTGGKAVGYRNLFAIPWTSFMAEDSLYFINGILHLRAELTIRH
- the LOC110937571 gene encoding BTB/POZ domain-containing protein POB1 isoform X1; the encoded protein is MKASNLDLFDPQTAIMDSSDYTLEVGRGDGDFGFAFNDSNFSDRILRIEIVSESTEARSDGEGCASLADWAKNRKRRREDIKRENESWLTLTLFWWKSCFLLNECLPQAVDMTAEGPEEQILNQPDNIPDDLDAENQDEENAAMIEEAPSGDEGANDLDSNWSMECSTIVKVKTLHISSPILAAKSPFFYKLFSNGMRESEQRHVTLRINASEEAALMELLNFMYSNTLTVTTALELLDVLMAADKFEVASCMRYCSRSLRNLDMTPESALLYLDLPSSVLMAEAVQPLTDAAKQFLAVRYKDITKFLDEVLTLPLAGVEAILASDDLQVASEDAVYDFVLKWSRLQYPKIEERREILATRLAQFIRFPYMTCRKLRKVMACNDFDHDFAQKVVVEALFFKAEAPHRQRTLAADENPNPNRRFIERAYKYRPVKVVEFEQPRQQCVVYLDLKREECANLFPAGRVYSQAFHLGGQGFFLSAHCNMDQQSSFHCFGLFLGMQEKGSVTFAVDYEFAARSKPTEEYISKYKGNYTFTGGKAVGYRNLFAIPWTSFMAEDSLYFINGILHLRAELTIRH
- the LOC110937571 gene encoding BTB/POZ domain-containing protein POB1 isoform X4; translation: MKASNLDLFDPQTAIMDSSDYTLEVGRGDGDFGFAFNDSNFSDRILRIEIVSESTEARSDGEGCASLADWAKNRKRRREDIKRENAVDMTAEGPEEQILNQPDNIPDDLDAENQDEENAAMIEEAPSGDEGANDLDSNWSMECSTIVKVKTLHISSPILAAKSPFFYKLFSNGMRESEQRHVTLRINASEEAALMELLNFMYSNTLTVTTALELLDVLMAADKFEVASCMRYCSRSLRNLDMTPESALLYLDLPSSVLMAEAVQPLTDAAKQFLAVRYKDITKFLDEVLTLPLAGVEAILASDDLQVASEDAVYDFVLKWSRLQYPKIEERREILATRLAQFIRFPYMTCRKLRKVMACNDFDHDFAQKVVVEALFFKAEAPHRQRTLAADENPNPNRRFIERAYKYRPVKVVEFEQPRQQCVVYLDLKREECANLFPAGRVYSQAFHLGGQGFFLSAHCNMDQQSSFHCFGLFLGMQEKGSVTFAVDYEFAARSKPTEEYISKYKGNYTFTGGKAVGYRNLFAIPWTSFMAEDSLYFINGILHLRAELTIRH
- the LOC110937571 gene encoding BTB/POZ domain-containing protein POB1 isoform X3, with protein sequence MKASNLDLFDPQTAIMDSSDYTLEVGRGDGDFGFAFNDSNFSDRILRIEIVSESTEARSDGEGCASLADWAKNRKRRREDIKRENDMTAEGPEEQILNQPDNIPDDLDAENQDEENAAMIEEAPSGDEGANDLDSNWSMECSTIVKVKTLHISSPILAAKSPFFYKLFSNGMRESEQRHVTLRINASEEAALMELLNFMYSNTLTVTTALELLDVLMAADKFEVASCMRYCSRSLRNLDMTPESALLYLDLPSSVLMAEAVQPLTDAAKQFLAVRYKDITKFLDEVLTLPLAGVEAILASDDLQVASEDAVYDFVLKWSRLQYPKIEERREILATRLAQFIRFPYMTCRKLRKVMACNDFDHDFAQKVVVEALFFKAEAPHRQRTLAADENPNPNRRFIERAYKYRPVKVVEFEQPRQQCVVYLDLKREECANLFPAGRVYSQAFHLGGQGFFLSAHCNMDQQSSFHCFGLFLGMQEKGSVTFAVDYEFAARSKPTEEYISKYKGNYTFTGGKAVGYRNLFAIPWTSFMAEDSLYFINGILHLRAELTIRH